ACTCTCATGTTCTCCGGATATAATGCCGTTCATATATAAAAAGTTGATATCCGGTTTGTCATATTTAAAGGGCATTTTTCTTTTCGTCCCGAAAAGTTCCAACACGGTCTTTTTGAAAGGCTCCTGCTTTGCCTTGCTTATGATGTTTAAAATATTGTTGTTGGGCAGAAGGGAGGTCGCCGCGTGATAGGCTCTTTTAAAAAGCCCCATGTCAACGGGCATCTCTTTTGCGACGCGAAACTGGTCCCAGCCTTCGGTCAGAAGCTCCCCGAACCAGCAGGTAAGCCCGGGCTGCCCTTTTGTCTCATAAAAAAGACGATCTATGACTTCCTGCTCCACTCTCTGTCCCGATTCCCGCTCATGCCATCTGAACATCTCCTCCACTTCATCAAATGTTAAATTCGGAATGTGAAGGCTTCTTTGCACATTAAAGGGCGAGCCCTTCCGGTTTTCCACACCCAAAACCGCCCGCACTCCTATGAGAGCCGCCGAATGGAGAAGGTATTTCTTTTCCCCTGTTTTTCTGTCCGCCTGGTTCTGCCTTATGTTGTAAATATTTCTGAATACCCCGACTATCGCCGATATGGCCTCCTCTTCCAAAGCGTCGAACTCATCCAGGATCAAAACCAGGGGTTTGTCCAGCGCGCCTTTCAAAAAAATTTTTTGAAATTTATCCGGCGTGTCTGCCCCTGAAACATCCTTATTAAGATCGTAAGCGATATCATTTTCAATATACGACAATACCGTTCCGATATTTTTTTCGGTTTTAAGCGTTTCCAACTCCACCTTGACCACGTCGAATCTTTCATCAGAACGGATTTTGGCGAATATATTATTGAGAGTCCATGTCTTTCCTGTCTGTCTCGGCCCCCAGACCGTGATATAATGTCCGCCATCTTCCGGGTTCTCCCCGATCAATTGCCTGTGGGCAAGATCAAGAATTTCTTCTCTCGGGGCATAATAATGAAATCTCGTGTTTATCGGGCCATATGATGAGAATTTTCGCACTTTTTTCTTCCTTTCGGCTTTGTTTTTAACCACTTTAATTCAGTTGAGCGCGAAAGACAAGGGTTACTCGGGATGATAGTCATTGACAAGGCGGGTGATGGGTCGGGATGGGCGATGGTTTTTTCATGGAAGAGGGGAAAACCGTCAACTCCCCTCTTTTGCCCAGCATCTTTTCCCATCAAAAACAACCGCAAGCTTTTTAAAATTCTTAACACCCTGTTTTAAAATAGCGGTTTCATATCGCCGTTCATTCAGTTGTTCCATAGCGCTGTTTAACGCCTGGTCTTTTGTTTCTTCCTTGAATTCGTTGATTGTTTTAAATTCCATAATAATCGCAAGTTTCGATTTGTCTTTCGGGACGACAGCCACATCATATCTGCCGAATCCGGATTCTTTCTCGCTGGTCACATCATATTCATTCGATAAATTCACAAGCATTCCGAGAATAAACGCCTGATATACTTTTTCCACATTCCTGCCGGCAGTGTCGAAATATGAGAGTGTTTCAAGAACAAACATGCTCAAAATATATTCGAAAGTTTCCACATCCCCTGTGACAAGAGCGTGAAGCATCATTTGCAATTTATCGTTTTCAAAGCTGGATTGTTTTATCCATTTTAAAATTATGGTTTCGAAATTCTGTTTGACTTCAAAATTCGGAATCAAAAGTTTGAAATAATCCTTATGATTTTTTCGCTCTTTATCAAAAGCTTTTAAATATCCGCAAAAAAGCAAAAACGAATAAACGCTGATTTCGTCATATTCTATACTCTCAAACGATATGTTTTCATTGATTTCCATTATAACCGGATTGTCTTTCAATAAATCGTTTAATTGGCTTTTAACGCTTTGGGATGAATTTTTTATCAAATCTTTTATAAGCTCGTTTGATGACGTGTTTATCCAATATGGCTTGAATCCCTCTTCGACTCTTGAAACAAAATTGACTATGGACCATGGATTGTAAATTTTAGTCTCTCCGAAAATATAGCCGTCATACCATTTTTCCACATCTTTGATTCTGTTTTTTAAATCATAGCCATCTAATATCTTTTCCACCTCTTTTTGTGTCAAACCGAATTGTCCGGAAAATCGCTGCGACACAATTGAAAAAACGGAAAGGTTGTTCAACTCGCTGAAAATAGATTCTCTGGCAATCCTCAGTATTCCTGTTATCACGCTCTTGAATATGTCGGTGTTGTCTTTCAGCCCCGCTCCCAAAAAACCTTTGAAAAAGTTTACACAGTCGTCATAATATCCATAATGGAAAGCCGAATGTATCGGCGTGTCATATTCATCTATCAAAACAAGAGGTTTTTGTCCGTGATATTCATGGAGGCGCTTTGTTAATTTTTTCAACGAGTCTTCGTAAATCGCCAGTTCGGCTTCTTCGGATATTATATTTGCAAACTTTTTCTTTTCAGATTCACTTAAAGCGTCCGATTCAAGCAGATAATCATGTCTTGCGAACTCCTCGGCTATCAAACTTTTTATTTTTATGGAAGCCGCTTCAAAACTTTTGTTGCTTATATTTTTAAAAGTCAGATAGATAACCGGGTATTTTGCAAAATGTTCTTCGAATGCGGATTCCTGTTCTATTGCAAGCCCTGAAAACAACTTTCTTCTGGCGTTTTGCTCCTGTCTGTTTTCAGCTATTTCAAAAAACCAGCGCAGCATTGTAAGATTGATCGTTTTTCCGAATCTTCTGGGACGAGGCAATAAAAACGCGTCTATTTTTTTATCCAATATTTCTTTGATAAACAGCGATTTATCCACAAAATATAAACCCTCTTCCATTATTTTTTTAAAATCGCTTATGCCTACAGGCAGTTCTTTCATTTTTTTGCCTCGTTCGTTTTTGCGCATTTCTTTGTTTTTGAACATTTTAATTCAGTTGAACGCGAAAGACAAGGGTTATGTGGCGCCAGGTCTGCATTGAAACAGGAAAAAATTTTAGGGTGTTTTCCGGCAAAAGCGAACTCCGGCCGGCCATTCAGGCCGATTTTCGCTTTTGAGCGTCCTTTTAATCTGCTCTGACAACCTTTTTTGCTCAAACCTTCAAATCCAAAACCCTTCTTCATGTTTTTTTCGTGTTTTCAGTTCTTTTTCGTGTTTTCGTGATTCCATGTTTCTTTTTCGTGGTTTTCACAATTTATTGTTTTCGTGATTCTCTCATCCCGTCTCAACAAAAACCGGCATGACTTTCACTCCCGTCTCGTCGTCAAAAAAATCAGCCTCGTATTTCGTCCTGTTCTCGTCGTTTATTGATTCCACAAAAAAGACCAGGGTTATTTCCTTTAATTTCAGCTGATCTCCGTATCGG
The Candidatus Desulfarcum epimagneticum DNA segment above includes these coding regions:
- a CDS encoding conserved hypothetical protein (Evidence 4 : Unknown function but conserved in other organisms), whose protein sequence is MVKNKAERKKKVRKFSSYGPINTRFHYYAPREEILDLAHRQLIGENPEDGGHYITVWGPRQTGKTWTLNNIFAKIRSDERFDVVKVELETLKTEKNIGTVLSYIENDIAYDLNKDVSGADTPDKFQKIFLKGALDKPLVLILDEFDALEEEAISAIVGVFRNIYNIRQNQADRKTGEKKYLLHSAALIGVRAVLGVENRKGSPFNVQRSLHIPNLTFDEVEEMFRWHERESGQRVEQEVIDRLFYETKGQPGLTCWFGELLTEGWDQFRVAKEMPVDMGLFKRAYHAATSLLPNNNILNIISKAKQEPFKKTVLELFGTKRKMPFKYDKPDINFLYMNGIISGEHESETESYVKFSSPFVQKRLFNYFADEIFEYTDEFHDPFEPLDDAITEDSLNIRNIIKLYRKYLVKNRDWIFSDAPRRSDLRVYEAVFHFNLYMYLSGFIRRFGGEVYPEFPTGNGKIDLIVKYAGKTYGIEVKSYTDRRGYSEALTQAARYGDQLKLKEITLVFFVESINDENRAKYEADFFDDETGVNVTPVFVETG
- a CDS encoding PD-(D/E)XK nuclease superfamily protein yields the protein MKELPVGISDFKKIMEEGLYFVDKSLFIKEILDKKIDAFLLPRPRRFGKTINLTMLRWFFEIAENRQEQNARRKLFSGLAIEQESAFEEHFAKYPVIYLTFKNISNKSFEAASIKIKSLIAEEFARHDYLLESDALSESEKKKFANIISEEAELAIYEDSLKKLTKRLHEYHGQKPLVLIDEYDTPIHSAFHYGYYDDCVNFFKGFLGAGLKDNTDIFKSVITGILRIARESIFSELNNLSVFSIVSQRFSGQFGLTQKEVEKILDGYDLKNRIKDVEKWYDGYIFGETKIYNPWSIVNFVSRVEEGFKPYWINTSSNELIKDLIKNSSQSVKSQLNDLLKDNPVIMEINENISFESIEYDEISVYSFLLFCGYLKAFDKERKNHKDYFKLLIPNFEVKQNFETIILKWIKQSSFENDKLQMMLHALVTGDVETFEYILSMFVLETLSYFDTAGRNVEKVYQAFILGMLVNLSNEYDVTSEKESGFGRYDVAVVPKDKSKLAIIMEFKTINEFKEETKDQALNSAMEQLNERRYETAILKQGVKNFKKLAVVFDGKRCWAKEGS